The genomic stretch ACTGCCCCCCATTTCGACCGGACAGTCGGCATAAGCAGAAAGGCTCAAGCACGGGCTTGAGGACAGGCTTATGTCTAACGAGTATCGACATGTTGAATTGCTGACGGGTGATGTCCGCCGCAGGCGCTGGACAACCGAGCAGAAGCTGACAATCATCGAGCAGAGTTTCGAACCAGGCGAGACGGTGTCTTCGGCCGCTCGCCGCCATGGCGTCGCGCCCAATCTGCTTTACCGGTGGCGCAGGCTTTTGAGTGAGGGAGGTGCTGCAGCCGTGGATTCGGACGAGCCGGTTGTCGGCAATTCGGAAGTGAAGAAGCTGGAGGATCGTGTCCGCGAGCTGGAGCGCATGCTCGGTCGCAAGACGATGGAGGTCGAAATTCTCCGCGAAGCCTTGTCCAAAGCAGACTCAAAAAAACGGATATCGCGGCCGATCTTGTTGCCGAAGGACGGTTCCCGATGAAATCAGTCGCCGACACGCTTGGCGTATCCCGTTCCAACCTGATCGAGCGGCTGAAAGGCAGATCGAAGCCGCGTCGCTCCTATCACAAGGCCGAGGATGCAGACCTCTTGCCCATCATCCGCAGGCTGGTGGATCAAAGGCCAACCTATGGCTATCGGCGGATCACCGCGCTCCTCAATCGCGAGAGGCGAGCCGCCGATAAGCCTGTCGTCAACGCCAAACGGGTTCATCGCATCATGGGCAACCACGCCATGCTGCTGGAGAAGCACACCGCCGTTCGCAAGGGCCGCCTCCATGACGGCAAGGTGATGGTCATGCGCTCGAACCTGCGCTGGTGCTCGGACGGGTTGGAGTTCACCTGCTGGAATGGCGAGGTCATTCGTCTTGCCTTCATCATCGACGCCTTCGACCGCGAGATCATCGCCTGGACGGCGGTCGCCAACGGCGGCATCTCCGGCTCTGACGTGCGCGACATGATGCTGGAGGCGGTCGAGAAGCGCTTCGCAGCAACGAGAGCCCCGCACGCAATAGAGCATCTCTCGGACAATGGCTCGGCTTACACCGCGAGGGACACGAGACTGTTTGCCCAGGCGCTCAATCTGACGCCTTGCTTCACGCCGGTGGCCAGTCCGCAGTCGAACGGCATGTCGGAGGCCTTCGTCAAAACCTTGAAGCGGGACTATATCCGCATCTCAGCTCTACCGGACGCCGAAACAGCGCTCCGGCTCATCGACGGATGGATCGAGGACTATAACGAAATCCATCCCCATTCCGCGCTCAAGATGGCTTCTCCACGGCAGTTCATCAGGGCTAAATCAAACTAGCCGACATGTCCGGTGAAACGGGGTGCACTCCACAACGGAACCGTGCCCCTCTCCGGGAAAATCTGAAGTTTAGGCGGCTTGCGCTCGCCTAAACCTTCGATTTTCCGTCCTCCCCCGCATGGGGGGAGGTAGGGCTGCCGCGACACTCATCCAAGCGGTGTGCAGCAGTGTATGACAATACGCACCTTCAACACCCTGAACACCCGCACAACCCAGAAACACACATCTGGCGACGGCACAATTATTGCTCAACGAAAAAGTCACGCATTTTCAAAATGATGCCTTTAAGACCTTCATCCATGTCGTCTGCTCTCATTTCAGCTACGATCCGAGGCTCAGAAAGGGAGACTGAATACAGCTCTCCTACAGTCCGCTTCAGAGCTCGATACACCTCTTTTCCTTCGATCATCTTCAAGCGTAACGGCTCTTGATCCCAGGAGAGTGAAAATGCTCTCATTTCTTCAGCCGAAATTCCAGCGACATCCCGCTTGGGGTTCTTTTGCAGTTCATACTGGATCCGGGCACCGATACGACGGCTCGCCACATGATCCCGGGTTGCCGCAATTATTCCGTCAAACGTCTCATCAAACTTCCTTTCCCAATCAGAGGGAAGTTCCTTCAATGAATACTTCAATATAACCTTTTTGATAGCTTTCCGATTAATCAGTGAATTCTCCAGCTCCTTAAATGGGAGAACGAAGCACAACACTTCGCTCTCGCGAAGCCCAGCTACGAACTCGGTAACGGCATCGTCACATCGGAAGTCCCGATCAAAGAGACATGCCACACGAACTTTAAACTCAAAAAATTCGTTTAGCACCCAAGCCGACGCCGACACACGCTGCCAGTTGGAGAATCCGTCAGTTTTCATGAACGTTATCGATGTATCGTTTAAATAATCGTCCGCACCAACTAGCTGCGCAAGTCGCAATAGAAGTGATCGATCGAGACCTTCGAAATACAAAACCTTCCTATTTTTTGCCAACCTTGCAAACTGTGCATTTTCAGAACTACCGATCAGATCAAATGCAATAGAATAATCATCATCAGTCCTAATCCGCTTAGCAGAACGCGCACCTGGACGCATGATAAGGACATCACCGGGCTCGACAGAATTGATGATTTCCGATGAATGAGTCGCGACGAAGTACTGCTCTGACATCCCTGAGATGATCTTCATCAATTTCCGCTGCAAATCAGGGTGCAGGTATACATCAGGTTCATCCAGAACGATGATGTCGCCGGCAGCGGCACGCATGACATGCGTCATAATCTGCATCCATACCTGAAATCCAAAGCCCGCCCATTGTACCTCTGGGCTCCTGTTTGCCGTCTCCCGGAAGTACATTCTGACCGTAGCTTTACCGTTGGCATGTTCAATTACCGGCTTAAACACTCGGAGCCCTGGCCATCCTTGCTCAACCAATTCAGCGAAGCGGTCAAAAACTTCATCTGGCTGGTGAAGCCAATAGTTGCGGAAATTCCTGCTGGCGAGACGCCCATATCTGTTCCGCTCGACCGTCTCCAAGAGGACGAGCTCTTCATTTTGTTCGAGTGGGCTGAGTGTTGGCACCACAACTATGTTGATCGGAAACTGTTCACCTAAGAACTTGGCGCCCTTTTGGGGCCGGGCATCGGAAACGACGTAGCACTCAAGATCGCCATCCAACTGCATGTTGATTTTGAATTTAGAGCCATTTGCGGCAGTAAGATGAATCCGAGCAGGCACGTCAGTTTCAAAGTTATGGACGCAGTACCGCAGATCTATCTGCACAACAGAAGGTGGGACAAAATAGGTGGAGCACACGCCATCTAAGCCTTGGGACTTAAGGACTGCGGTACGTCTCTTTGCAAACCGCAATACGTCGAAGCTTATACGAAGCGCATCAAGAGACGCTGACTTCCCAACATTGTTGGGCCCCACCAGCACATTGCGGTTTCTAGCGGAAATCTGAAAGTGCGAGTGAGTTTTGTAATCGAAAAATTCGAGAGATTTGAGAAGCATGACCACCCCCAATGCCAACTATTGATTGTGTCAGCATCATTTTGAAAGGCAAGGGCACAAAAAACCCGCCGGCCTCACGACCAACGGGTTCAGCTTAATGACAAAGCGCGCAGCTCTTGCTCCACGTCATCCTCGGCCTTGTGCCGAGGATCTACGACGTTAATGAAATCAAAAGGTTGCAGATGCTCGGGACAAGCCCGAGCATGACGAAGTGGATGCCCCAACCTCAACTCCGCGGCTTCAAATTCTCCGGATCATACAGCGGCTTATACCCCACCGCCGCAACCTCGACCGGGAAGCTTTCGGCGAAGTATTCCACGTTCAGCTTCCGCCCCACTTCGCAATAGTCCGCCGGCAGATAGGCCAGCGCGATGTTCTTGCCGATGGTCGGGCCGAAGGCGACCGAGGTCGTGTAGGAGCGGCGGCCGAGGCTGTCGATCAGGACCTCGCCGCTGGCGGGGTCGACGACCGGCATGGAGCCGACGGGGTAGCGGGCGACGCCCTTGCTGTCGACATTGTCGGTCATGACGAGCGTGCAGAGCATGGCCGGCTGCTTGTCCCGAGCCTTGTATTCGAGATGCTTGGCCTTGCCACGGAAATCGGCTTCCTTGACCTTCGGGCGGGCGAGATCCGCTTCGATCAGGTTGTACTGGGTCAGAAGATCGGCATTCTGCAGGCGCAGGCTCTTTTCCATGCGGCGGGAGTTGGCATAGGTCTCGACGCCGAAGGCCATGACGCCGGTGGCGCGCAGCGCATCCCAGACGGCAAGGCCGTCTTCGTATTTCATGTGCAGTTCCCAGCCCTGCTCGCCGACATAGGAAATGCGGAAAGCGGTCACGGACTTGCCTGATATTTCGATCTGCTTGATCGCGGCGAAGGGGAAGTTTTCGGGGTCGAGACCGGCAGGGTCGGCGACGGCCTTCTTCAGCGTCACGCGGGCATTCGGGCCCCAGATGCCGATGGTGATGTATTTCTCCGAAGTGTCAGTGATGGTGACGTCGAGGCCGCGATCCTGGGCGACGCGCTTCATGTAGTGGAAGTCGCGCGGGCCGGCATCGGCGCCGTTCACCAGGCGGCAGCGGTCGGCCATGCGGAAGACGGTGAAGTCGGCGCGCACCATGCCCTCGTCGTCGAGGAAGTGGGTGTAGATGCCCTTGCCGATATTCGCGTCGCCGCCGATCTTGGCGGCGCAGAGCCATTCGAGCAGTTCGACATGATCTGGGCCTTCGATATCGACCATGTGGAAGTGGCTCAAGTTGACGATGCCGCAATCCTCGCTCATCGCCAGATGTTCGGCATTCGAAACGCGCCAGAAGTGCCTGTTATCCCATTCGTTTTCACGAACCGGCACGCGGTCGCCATATTTTTCCAGAAGGCGCTCGTTGGCGGCATAGCCATGCGCACGCTCCCAGCCGCCAAGCTCCATGAAATAGCCGCCGAGCTCGACTTCGCGCTCATACATCGGCGAGCGCTTGACATTGCGGCCGGTGGCATAGGGCTCACGGGTGTGCACGGCGGGGAAATAGATCTTCTGGGCGGCTTCGTAGCAGCGGCCCTCGATGAACTTCTCTTCGAGCTGATGCGGATAGAAACGGGCGTAATCGATCGAGGAATGGTCGATCTCGGTGCGACCGTCGGTCATCCAATCGGCGATCAGCTTGCCGTAGCCGGGGCCGTCCTTGACCCAGATGGCGACGCAATACCATAACCCGCGCACCTTCTGGCTTTCGCCGCAGGACGGGCCGCCGGCAGCTGACACCTGCAACAACCCGTTGAAGGAATGGCTCTCGTTATAGCCAAGCTCGCCGAGGATCGGGGTGAGCTCCATGGCGCGCTCGAGCGGCTCGAGGATCTGCTCCATGTCGAGGTCGCGCTGCGAGGGCGAAAGGCGTGCCTCATGCTTTTCAAGCAGCTGGCGCGGATGGCACATGCGCGGATTGTGCTGCTCGTAATAGCCCCATTCGATCTGGCCGCCCTCGGTGGTCTTCGGGTCGCCGGTGTCGCGCATATAGGCGGAGTTGCCCTGGTCGCGCAGCAGCGGATAGCCGATTTCCTTGCCGGTGCCTTCGAACTCGTTATACGGACCGAAGAAGGTCAGCGGATGGTCGACCGGCATGACCGGCAGGTCTTCGCCGACCATTTCGGCGATCAGGCGGCCCCAGAGGCCGGCGCAGACGATGACGTGATCGGCCATGATCGTGCCGCGATGGGTGACGACACCCTTGATGCGGCCGCCCTCGACGATCAGCGACTTGGCCGGCGTATTGCCGAACATCTTGAGCTTGCCGGACTTTTCTGCGGCATCGACGAGCTTGCCGGCAACGGTCTGGGAGCGCGGGATGACGAGGCCGGCATCCGGATCGAACATGCCGCCCATGACCTGATCTTCCTCGATCAGCGGGAAGAGCTTCTTGATTTCGGCGGGCGAGACATAGTGCGCGCGGGTGCCGAAGGCGCGAGCGGACGACAGCTTGCGCTTGATCTCTTCCATCCAGGTGTCGTCGCCGGTGCGGGCAACTTCCAACCCGCCGATGCGGGCGTAGTGGCCCATCTTCTCGTAGAAATCGATCGAATACTGGGTGGTCCAGACCGAGAGATAGTCATGGGAGGTGGTGTAGCAGAAATCCGACGCATGCGCCGTGGAGCCAATGTCTGTGGGTATGCCCGACTTGTCGATGCCGACGATGTCGTCCCAGCCGCGCTCGATGAGATGATGCGCGATCGATGCGCCGACGATGCCGCCGAGCCCGATGATGACGACTTTTGCCTTGGACGGAAACTCTGCCATTGCCTTCAAAAACCCCGATGTCTGGGAGTGGAACCTGTTGCCGCAATATTATGGGGCGCGGAGAGACAATTGCAGCCTGTCTGCGACATTCTGCAAGGGAGGGGCGACCCGCGGCAAGGCGCGAATTGTCCCGCAACCGGCACCATCGCCATGCCCCGCGTCGCGGGCAAGATGTTTGCGGCGATCAAGCCGGGCGCACGGATTAGGGGAGCCTCTGCCGACAGGCGATCGAGCCGCTTTTTTAGGTTAACAGTTTCTTTTGCATTGATCCCTAAATTTAGTGCGGGGAGTGCCGGGAAACAGCGAGCCATCGTCCGAAAAACGGCAAGGTCCTGCCCCTGACGGGTCGTCTTGGATTGGAAAATTGGAAAGCTGTCTTCATGAAATTGCGAATACTCATTCCCCTCGGCATCATGTCTGTGTCGATGATCGCTGCAGGCGCCTTGGGATTGTCTGCCTATCTGTCGGAACGGCAGATGCATGCCGGCATGGAAATCTTCAGCGCTGAAAAGGCACTGAATAGACAAGTCCTGCAGCTGGTCAGGCTGCAGAAAGGCATTGAGCTGGACATTGTCGGCACGCAGGAATCCTTGACCGACATTGCCGCAACCCAGGGCAAGGATGGCCTTGATGACGGGTTCACGCTCGCCGCAGAGTCAGTCAAGGCGCTCCGCGAGAAGGTTCAGGCGGTAAAGCAGCTTGCAACCGAACTGGGCGAGCCGGAAATTGCCACGCAGATTGCCAAGACGGAAGCCGAATTTCTGGCCTTCTATGACGCTGGCAAAGCGATGGCCGAGAAATACGTCGCCGGCGGGCCGGAAGCCGGCAATCCGATGATGGCCGGCTTCGACGAGATCGCCGAGAAGCTTCAGTCCGAGAGCGATGCGACCGATGTCAAGGTCGACGCCATTGTCGAGGCTGCAGCGAACAAGGCCCAGGCCAACTTCCAAACCCTGGAGGACCAGGCTGAGACGTTGAGCCGCATCATGTCGGCCCTGGTCGTTCTCGGTCTGATCAGCGGTGCCATCTTGTCCTATGTTTTGAACCGCCAGGCGCTTGCGCCTCTGCGCGTCCTTGAGGGTTACATGGGTCATCTGGCTGGAGGCGATTATTCCAAGGATGTGCCCTATGTCACCCGCACCGACGAGATTGGCGCCATTGCCAATTCTGTTTCGGTGTTTAGAGCCAATGCCATTGAGCGCAAGCAGAACCGCGAACAGCGCGAAGCCATGCGGGAGCAGGAAATTGCCCGTGAGCAGGCGATTGCGGCCGAGAAACTGGCCGAGGATGAGTACCGCCAAATGGTCATCAGCCGGCTGAACGAAGGCCTGACCCAGCTGGCAGCCGGGAATCTGGCCTTCAGGATCGCCGAACCCTTCAGGGACACCTACGAGAACCTGCGCGTCGGCTTCAACACCAGCCTCGATACCCTGGCCCGCTCCATGGGCGAAATCGTGTCCTCGACCGCCATGGTTCGCAACAGCGCCGCTGAAATGGCGAATGCGACTGAAAATCTCTCGAAGCGCACCGAACAGCAGGCTGCGACGATCGAGCAGACGGCAGCGGCGCTTGATCAGGTGACGTCAACGGTCAAGAATTCGACCGAGCGGGCAAACGAAGCCAGCTCGATGATGAACGCCACACGCGGCGGGGCCGAGCAATCCGCCATCGTTGTCAAGGACGCCATCGCTGCCATGGACGAGATTGCCAACTCGTCGAACCAGATTGGTCAGATCATCAATGTCATCGACGAAATCGCCTTCCAGACCAACCTTCTGGCACTGAACGCCGGTGTCGAGGCGGCGCGTGCCGGAGAAGCCGGCAAGGGCTTTGCCGTTGTCGCGCAGGAGGTACGGGAGCTTGCTCAGCGATCGGCGACTGCGGCAAAGGAAATCAAGACGCTGGTGACGACATCGTCATCGCAGGTCTCCAATGGCGTGGCGCTGGTGAACCAGACGGGCAAGGCCTTGATGGAGATCGAGGCTCAAATCCTCAAGGTCACGGATCTGATCGGCGAAATCGTCACGGCCTCCCGGGAACAGTCGACGGCGATTTCCGAAATCAACAGCTCGGTCAACCATATGGACCGGGTCACGCAGGAAAACGCCGCCATGGCCGAACTAACGACGACCGCCTGCCGAGCCCTCAACGACGAGGCTCACACACTGGACGGTATTGTCTTGCGCTTTGATCTGGGCAATCGGTCAAATGCGGGGCAAACCGCAACATCTTCAAGGGAGAGCAGCCAAACCCACAAAAGCCCGGCCCAGTCAGCGGTGAAACGCCTCGGCACCAAGATTGCCACGGCCTTTGCAAGCAGGGGCAATACGGCAATGGATGTTTCGAAAGACTGGCAGGACTTTTAAAGCATGGAAGCAAATGGACCAGGTTTCGTGTCTATCGATGGAAATCTGGTCCACCCCTTTATGAACATAGGATGCCGGTGGTGCTTACGTCCCGCAGAAGGTCCGGGTAACCCGCTCCTCCGGTGCCGGCGGGATGGCGAGATCTGCCTGAGCCGGTTCTTCATCATAGGGCTTGGCAAGCGCATCCACGAGCCTGTGGAAGAAGGAAAAGTCGCCATAGAGGGCAGCCTGAATGGCTTCCTCGATCCTGTGATTGCGCGGGATAAGATAAGGGTTCACCGCCTCCATCGCCCTCTGGACTGCGTCCTGTGGCCGTCCGTCATCAATCCGGGCACGCCAGCGCGTCAGCCAGTCGGAAAGACCGAGCGGTGTCTTGAACTGGTCGAGCAGTGTCTCGACGGCAGCACCACCCGCCACCTTGGATAGCGCCCGGAAGACCAGCGTAAAATCGGCCTCACCCTGATGCATGAGTTCGAGGAAATCCGTCACCATCAGACGGTCGTCTTCGCCCTCCCCCGTCAGCCCGAGCTTCTGGCGGAAAGCATGAAGCCAGGCCGACTGGAACAGGTCGCCAAACTCCGACAGAGCCGAATTGGCAGCCTCGACCGCCTTGTCCTCATCCTCATCCAGCAGCGGCAGCAGGCATTCGGCAAGCCGGGCGATGTTCCATTGGGCAATACCCGGCTGGTTCGCGTAGGCATAGCGCCCATGCTGATCGATCGACGAAAACACCTTGCGCGGATCATACTCATCCAGAAAGGCGCAGGGGCCGAAATCGATCGTCTCGCCGGAAATCGCCATGTTGTCGGTGTTCATCACTCCATGGATAAAGCCGATGGACAGCCAGCGGGCGATGAGGGAGGCCTGCCGACCGGCGATGGCACGCAGCAGCGCGACATAGGGGTTGTCGGCCTGTCGAACCTCCGGATAATGGCGGGAAATGACATGGTCAGCCAAGGTCTTGATGCCTTCCGTATCGCCACGTGCGGCAAAATACTGGAAGGTCCCCACCCGGATATGGCTCGCCGCAACGCGGGTAAAGACAGCGCCCGGCAGGGCAATCTCGCGGATCACCTGCTCGCCGGTGGCGACCGCAGCCAGTGCCCGCGTGGCAGGAATACCAAGCGCATGAAAGGCTTCAGACACGATGTATTCCCGAAGGACTGGACCAAGAGCAGCCAGGCCGTCACCACTGCGCGAGAAGGCCGTGCGCCCCGACCCCTTGAACTGGATATCCCGTCGCGCACCCGAACGGTCGATGACCTCGCCCAGCAAAAGCGCGCGCCCATCGCCCAACTGGGGGTTGAAATGGCCGAACTGGTGGCCGGAATAGGCCTGGGCGATAGGTTCGGCCCCGACAGGCAGGATCTGGCCGGAAAAGACCTGGGCAAGTCGTGTATCGTCGGCGTGATCTAGTGAAATACCAAGCTCGGCGGCCAGTGGGCGGTTGACGCGGATCAGCTGCGGCGCACGGGCAGTGGCAGGCTTGGCCATCCGATAGAACCGCTCCGGCAATCGTGCATAACTGTTGTCGAATGCAAACAAGAATGGTCTCCCTGATCATTGGGCGAAATTGCGGCATGCTGGCGTCCGCGCGCTGGACGACACCTTTCAGGCAACCATATGGGGCGCGAGGCCCGTGGCGCAAACAAGTTCGCCTTTGAAGGCCACGGATTTATCTTTCGGGTTCCATCCGCCTGTCATAAACTGACACGTGTCAACAAGATCATGCGTCAAGAGACCAAAACTGTCCGCATTCGAGCAAGCGACTTGTGTCGTCAAACGCACCTGCGCTATGGCCCTTGCGGACCTTGAGGGTCTGCGGTGAATTGCAGGGCCAACCAGTCTGCAAGGGGACAAGGGGGAAAAGCTCATGAACGGTAAACTCATTCATCTGGCTTTGGTTGCCATGGTGCTCAGCGCCTGCACGACCACAGAAGAGGCGCAGCAGGTCATTCAATCGCGCTGGATCGGCCAGCCAGTGGAGGCCTTCTTCATCCGTCACGGGCCACCGGTTTCCGAATTTGCCATGCAGAGCGGCAATGTCATCTATACCTGGCGCGGTGGCGACACGACCCGCTACATCGCCCCGACCTATACCAGCGCACAGCCGGCCCAGGCGACGGTGCGAACCGAAACCCGCGAAACACAGCCGGGTGTGACAGTGACCGAAACCCGCGTTGTTGGCGTGACGCCGGGCAGACCGGCCCAGATGATCTCACCGCCGCGTTATGAAGATCTGTTCTGCGAATTGCAGATCACCGTCGACACGACCCAGATCATCCGCAATATCCGCGCCTCGAACGACACGGATGGCGAAGGCTTGAGCCTTTCACGCTGTGCCGAAGTGCTGGATGCGCATCCAGACAAACGTCGCTGAAAGGCGACATCGGTAGCCATGTCACGACAAAGGCGGCAGAACCGCCGCCTTTGCTTTATCATGGGTTCTCTGGCCCTCAGCTGCCGCCAAGGGTGATCCGGCGTTCGTCGTCCAGAGGCCGGTACTGCTCCAGCGGGAAGTTGGCGAGGCCTTCGATGCGCTGCTCGCTGACATTCGGTGCCAGCAGTGTCTCTTCATTGGACACATAAAGCGACGAAAGCGGAATGGCCGCGCGGTCCTCACCGAGACCGAAGAAGCCGCCGGATGTGACGACCGCATGCAGACGGCCATTCACGCTCACAACCTCCTCGATGTCACCAAGATCGTTACCGTTAGCGCCAACGATGTCGTAGTCCTTGATTTCGCTGACGGTCAGCGGAACGTCACGGGTCGAGCGGGCACCGATGGCCATGTCCTCCCCTTCCCGCGCCTGACGACCGGACGCCGTCGATGCGGTGCTCTGGCGATCGATCTGCTCCTCGCGGTTGGCGGATGCCTGCTGGTTCTGGTCCTCAAAGCGGACCTCAGGACCACCTTCGGGACGGTTGACGCGAACCTGCGCCTCTTCGCTCTCATAGCGAACGCGCGGCTGCTGATCGCTTTCCTGGAAGCGGACCATCGGCTCGCCGGAGCGCTGGACCTGGACATTGGCCTGTTCATCACCTTCGCTGACGCGAACCTGCGGCTGGGCCTCGCTGATGCGGACATCCGGCTCGCCCTGCTGAACCTGAACCTGCGGTCGAGCCTGGCTCACATTCACGTTCGGCTGCGGCATGCGCACCGTGATCTGCGGCTGCGGAATATCGACCGTCACGACAGGGGCCGGCTGGCGGACGATGATTTCCGGCTGCGGCTGGCTGACGGCAACTTCCGGGCTCGGCTGGCGAACCGTTACATCCGGTTCCGGCACGTCAACCCGGATCGAAGCCTCACCCTCCTGCACAGCAACATCAGCGTTTAGATTCTGGGCGTTCTGCTGACCCTGTCGGTTGCCACGACGCTCCATTGTCGCCAACTGCTGGTCTACGCGGTCAAGAGCCTGTTCCGCCTCTTCGGCATTGCGCTGCGACAGGGCCTGAGAAGCTTCCTGCAGAGGCTGGCGGATCCGATTGAGATTGGCTTCAGGCTGGTTCTGCGCCTGCTCCGTCAACTGGCGACGAGCCTCCTGCACGGCCTGACGAGCCGCCTGCAAGTCGTTCTGATCAAGAGCGCGCAAGGCCTGACGGATATGCTCCTGAACCGGCGACATCTGGGCCTGGCCCTGAGTCTGGGTAGCAGCTACGGTGTCCTGCTGCTGGGCAAATGTGGTGGCCGGCGCAAGCGCGGTCCCGGCCAGAAGGGCGGTAACATAGATCATTTTCATGATGGTGACCTCTCTTTCAAAGGTTGTAACTCAGGAAAACCTGAAAAAACGAAATGCCTGTCGTCGCGGAACGATCTCCTGCGCCGTCGGCACATGAGTTCAAATCCACGATGCCGCTTTGGGTTCCGAAAAAACCGACCAGTGGAGGAATATTATGATTTATCTTCAATGACTTCTTCATCATCTTGAAGAGCGCAACAAAAGAAACACGGGGGCGCAAAGGACAGGTACAGGCAACTCTTTTGGCAGAAAGAGTGCCATCAAGGCGCTGGGCGACCAGACGGCAGAAACAACTAGAGCGTTTAATCCGGGATGACCATTGATGCGATCAATCATCGATGTGCGGGAGCACCCTCAGAAAGACCGGCACAACAGCCTG from Peteryoungia desertarenae encodes the following:
- a CDS encoding PRC-barrel domain-containing protein; the protein is MKMIYVTALLAGTALAPATTFAQQQDTVAATQTQGQAQMSPVQEHIRQALRALDQNDLQAARQAVQEARRQLTEQAQNQPEANLNRIRQPLQEASQALSQRNAEEAEQALDRVDQQLATMERRGNRQGQQNAQNLNADVAVQEGEASIRVDVPEPDVTVRQPSPEVAVSQPQPEIIVRQPAPVVTVDIPQPQITVRMPQPNVNVSQARPQVQVQQGEPDVRISEAQPQVRVSEGDEQANVQVQRSGEPMVRFQESDQQPRVRYESEEAQVRVNRPEGGPEVRFEDQNQQASANREEQIDRQSTASTASGRQAREGEDMAIGARSTRDVPLTVSEIKDYDIVGANGNDLGDIEEVVSVNGRLHAVVTSGGFFGLGEDRAAIPLSSLYVSNEETLLAPNVSEQRIEGLANFPLEQYRPLDDERRITLGGS